A window of Fibrobacter sp. UWR3 contains these coding sequences:
- a CDS encoding 16S rRNA (guanine(527)-N(7))-methyltransferase RsmG yields the protein MSYRTNIEQQNLLNQFLKEHILSELSKEQMDKLYDFADLVVETKQFGNLISAKDSEKFLSRHIADSLMPYFHCCQASFIEDVKPLPSTFKTPHINDRWADMGAGAGCPVFPLAIAMPEVQFYAVEPRHMRVEFMNYAKEKLGLKNLTVVGKRFETSGLADLDFISCRALSTFENDWESAQPALKKGGLFLTLKSFNSISHLENDPAVNIWKYKLPNEEQDYALVTRGNK from the coding sequence TTGAGTTACAGAACAAACATAGAGCAGCAGAATCTCCTGAACCAGTTCCTGAAGGAACATATTCTCTCTGAGTTGTCCAAAGAGCAAATGGACAAGCTCTATGACTTTGCCGATCTGGTGGTGGAAACCAAGCAATTCGGCAACTTGATTTCAGCGAAGGATTCCGAGAAGTTTCTCAGCAGGCACATCGCCGACTCGCTGATGCCATATTTTCACTGTTGTCAAGCTAGCTTTATAGAAGATGTAAAGCCTCTTCCCAGCACCTTCAAGACACCGCATATCAATGACCGTTGGGCTGATATGGGTGCTGGTGCAGGCTGTCCGGTTTTCCCGCTCGCCATCGCGATGCCCGAGGTGCAGTTCTATGCGGTGGAGCCCCGCCACATGCGCGTGGAGTTCATGAACTACGCGAAGGAAAAACTCGGACTCAAGAACCTGACCGTAGTGGGCAAGCGCTTCGAGACTTCGGGCCTTGCCGACCTGGACTTTATCAGCTGCCGCGCCCTCTCGACTTTCGAAAACGACTGGGAAAGTGCACAGCCCGCCCTCAAGAAGGGTGGACTCTTCCTCACATTAAAAAGTTTCAATAGCATTTCACACCTGGAAAACGACCCGGCAGTCAACATCTGGAAATACAAGCTGCCGAACGAAGAACAGGATTACGCCTTAGTCACTCGAGGTAATAAATGA